A window from Chitinophaga filiformis encodes these proteins:
- a CDS encoding helix-turn-helix domain-containing protein: MEEIVKIDSIAQYNTIRGVTTKHPLVTVIDLSKAQPMPAGAFNLGLYAIGLKELNHGQLRYGRRHYDYQEGSLIFVAPGQVVGVQAGFEPFTPKGWILLFHPDLINGTPLGKHMQEYSFFSYDVNEALHLSDKEKSIVIDCFSKIEYELDQNIDKHSKRLIASNIELLLNYCIRFYDRQFITRDNANKGILERLEHLLKDYFSSDKPQLEGLPSVAYCAEALHLSPNYFGDLVKKETGRSAQEYIQSKVIDVAKERVFDMNKSVSEIAYELGFKYPQHFTRLFKQKVGVTPNDYRMMN; the protein is encoded by the coding sequence ATGGAAGAGATCGTAAAAATTGACAGTATCGCGCAATACAATACCATACGGGGCGTGACCACCAAACATCCGCTGGTTACGGTGATTGACCTCTCAAAAGCGCAACCGATGCCTGCCGGGGCATTCAACCTGGGTTTGTATGCGATTGGGTTGAAAGAGCTGAACCATGGCCAATTGCGATATGGAAGAAGGCATTATGACTACCAGGAAGGGAGCCTGATATTCGTAGCGCCCGGGCAGGTGGTAGGTGTGCAAGCCGGCTTTGAACCATTTACCCCGAAGGGCTGGATATTGCTCTTTCATCCCGACCTGATAAACGGCACTCCATTGGGCAAACACATGCAGGAATATTCTTTCTTTTCGTATGATGTGAATGAAGCACTTCACCTCTCGGACAAGGAGAAAAGTATTGTGATTGATTGCTTTTCAAAAATAGAGTATGAACTCGATCAAAATATAGACAAGCACAGTAAAAGACTGATCGCATCCAACATCGAGTTGCTGCTCAATTACTGTATCCGTTTTTACGACCGCCAGTTCATCACGCGCGACAATGCAAACAAAGGAATCCTGGAACGGCTTGAACACTTATTGAAGGACTATTTTTCATCCGACAAACCGCAGCTCGAAGGCTTGCCTTCCGTAGCTTATTGCGCCGAAGCCCTGCATTTATCACCTAATTATTTTGGCGACCTGGTGAAGAAAGAAACCGGCAGATCTGCTCAGGAATACATTCAATCAAAAGTGATAGATGTGGCGAAAGAGAGAGTGTTTGACATGAATAAATCTGTGAGTGAAATTGCTTACGAATTGGGCTTTAAATATCCACAGCATTTCACCCGTTTATTCAAACAAAAAGTAGGCGTCACCCCGAATGATTACCGGATGATGAATTAA
- a CDS encoding LysR family transcriptional regulator, whose amino-acid sequence MVNLEWYRTFKAVYETGSLTAAAKALFISQPNVSQHLSSLEANVGKPLFERKPKLVPTDYGKLFYTQVVGPLEKLEKVEASFNAACLKKQLPVIRLGCVQEYFQSVLAEKITTIDAHLILSFGRTKELLSKLQRGSLDFVVATKMSDFKGLAFEPVRQETFVIAGNKTIDTTAFDIYVSKQEWENAETWLLSQPWIAYTTDLAIVRRFWQKNFYKRPVITPYCVIPDMNIILKSLKHCTALTIATDYMVDDDLKIIWAGMEKTENTLYLAYDQTRVTSDQVKLMKHFCR is encoded by the coding sequence ATGGTGAACTTAGAATGGTATAGAACATTTAAGGCCGTTTATGAAACAGGATCGCTGACAGCGGCTGCAAAGGCTTTGTTTATATCACAGCCCAATGTGAGCCAGCACCTGTCTTCCCTGGAAGCGAATGTTGGAAAGCCATTGTTTGAACGGAAGCCGAAACTGGTGCCTACCGATTACGGTAAATTGTTTTATACACAGGTAGTGGGGCCGCTGGAGAAACTGGAGAAAGTGGAAGCGAGTTTCAATGCTGCCTGCCTGAAAAAGCAATTGCCTGTCATCCGGCTGGGATGTGTACAGGAGTATTTCCAGTCCGTATTAGCTGAAAAGATCACCACTATTGATGCTCACCTTATTTTGTCTTTTGGACGCACTAAAGAGTTACTCAGCAAGTTACAGAGGGGCAGCCTGGACTTTGTAGTGGCAACTAAAATGAGCGATTTCAAGGGCCTTGCTTTCGAACCTGTGCGACAGGAGACTTTTGTCATAGCAGGCAATAAGACCATTGACACGACAGCATTTGATATTTATGTCAGCAAACAGGAATGGGAAAATGCTGAGACATGGCTGTTATCTCAACCATGGATAGCATACACGACAGACCTCGCTATCGTACGCAGGTTCTGGCAAAAGAACTTCTACAAGCGCCCGGTCATTACACCATACTGCGTAATTCCCGACATGAATATTATCTTAAAATCGCTTAAGCATTGTACTGCTTTGACAATAGCGACAGACTATATGGTGGACGATGATCTGAAAATAATCTGGGCTGGTATGGAGAAAACTGAGAATACCCTGTATCTGGCCTATGATCAGACACGGGTGACATCCGACCAGGTGAAACTAATGAAGCACTTTTGTCGATAA
- a CDS encoding alpha/beta fold hydrolase, producing MKKYKWLIIILLFTALCANVFGQTTATMPFEVKKSGQGKQAIILIPGLGCSGEVWDQTVAAFEKNYTCYTLTMAGFAGVQPLPEASFANWETQIARYIRNNNIQKPIIIGHSLGGGLALAIAADYPQLIEKIIVVDALPCLSALQNPAFKPQENNDCTPMINQFTTINNEQFEQMQKSNIAGLVADTSGQKKVVSWTMQSDRKTFAGLFCDFLNTDLREKLKSIQCPALILLESPFTRIKPAIEEQYKNLKGAQLQYSPKALHFIMFDDKEWYQDQLTGFIK from the coding sequence ATGAAAAAGTATAAATGGCTCATTATTATCCTATTATTTACCGCATTATGCGCGAATGTATTCGGTCAAACAACAGCTACCATGCCTTTTGAAGTGAAGAAAAGCGGACAGGGCAAACAGGCTATCATCCTTATACCTGGCTTAGGTTGTTCCGGCGAAGTATGGGATCAGACTGTAGCAGCATTTGAAAAAAACTATACCTGCTACACTTTAACCATGGCTGGCTTTGCAGGCGTACAACCTTTGCCCGAGGCAAGTTTCGCCAATTGGGAAACCCAGATCGCCAGGTATATAAGGAACAACAACATTCAAAAACCTATTATAATAGGACACAGTTTGGGAGGCGGTTTAGCTTTGGCAATTGCTGCCGACTACCCTCAGCTTATCGAAAAAATAATTGTAGTGGATGCTCTTCCTTGCCTATCCGCCCTGCAGAATCCTGCATTCAAACCACAAGAAAACAATGATTGCACGCCCATGATCAATCAATTTACCACCATAAACAATGAACAGTTTGAACAAATGCAAAAATCGAATATTGCCGGGCTGGTAGCTGATACATCAGGCCAAAAGAAAGTAGTTAGCTGGACAATGCAATCGGACAGAAAAACATTTGCCGGCCTGTTTTGCGATTTTCTGAACACCGACCTGAGAGAAAAACTCAAATCCATCCAATGTCCCGCACTGATCTTGCTTGAAAGCCCGTTTACCCGTATAAAACCTGCTATTGAAGAACAATATAAGAATTTAAAAGGCGCCCAACTACAATACTCACCCAAAGCTCTTCACTTTATCATGTTCGATGACAAAGAATGGTATCAAGATCAATTAACCGGTTTTATAAAATAA
- a CDS encoding aldo/keto reductase yields MKTRQLGTSGLEVSELGFGCMGLSHGYGPATNEKDAIAIIQQAYEWGITFFDTAEVYGQGANEQLVGKALHNVRDKVVIATKFGFKNGRNTDGLNSRPERIRQVAENSLRYLQTDYIDLFYQHRVDPDVPVEDVAGTVKDLIAEGKVKYFGMSEAGVQSIRRAHAVQPLAALQSEYSMFWREPEKEIIPLLEELGIGFVPFSPLGKGFLTGKMNADTEFDKTDWRNVLPRFSKENREANEAIVDLVTKIAAEHNATPAQIALAWLLAKKPWIVPIPGTTKMTRLEENTGSANVTLSNADLVNINKALENIRLQGERYPASLADLQGR; encoded by the coding sequence ATGAAAACACGACAATTAGGAACCTCAGGATTAGAAGTATCCGAACTTGGTTTCGGCTGCATGGGACTAAGCCACGGTTATGGTCCGGCAACAAACGAGAAAGATGCTATTGCAATCATTCAGCAGGCGTATGAATGGGGCATTACTTTCTTCGATACCGCAGAAGTATATGGACAAGGTGCCAATGAACAGTTGGTAGGAAAAGCATTGCACAATGTACGTGATAAAGTAGTCATCGCCACTAAATTTGGCTTTAAGAACGGCAGGAATACAGATGGATTGAATAGTCGCCCGGAACGCATCAGGCAGGTGGCGGAAAACTCGCTCCGGTACCTGCAAACCGATTATATCGACTTGTTTTATCAACATCGCGTAGACCCGGATGTACCTGTTGAAGACGTTGCCGGAACCGTAAAAGATCTGATTGCCGAGGGCAAAGTAAAATACTTCGGTATGAGTGAAGCGGGCGTGCAAAGTATACGCAGGGCGCATGCCGTACAACCTTTGGCAGCCCTGCAAAGTGAGTATTCCATGTTCTGGCGCGAACCCGAGAAAGAGATCATTCCATTGCTTGAAGAATTGGGCATTGGCTTCGTTCCGTTTAGCCCGCTGGGAAAAGGTTTTTTAACGGGTAAGATGAATGCGGATACTGAATTTGACAAGACCGATTGGAGAAATGTCCTGCCTCGTTTCAGCAAAGAAAACCGCGAAGCCAATGAGGCCATTGTTGACCTGGTAACAAAGATTGCGGCAGAACACAACGCAACGCCGGCGCAGATTGCACTGGCATGGCTGCTGGCGAAAAAGCCATGGATTGTACCGATTCCGGGAACTACAAAAATGACTCGCCTGGAAGAAAATACAGGCAGTGCAAACGTCACTTTAAGTAATGCTGACCTGGTCAATATCAATAAGGCTTTGGAGAACATCCGCCTTCAGGGAGAACGTTATCCCGCAAGCCTGGCAGACCTGCAAGGCAGGTAG
- a CDS encoding recombinase family protein, translating to MLLWVTWRNYESASTDGRKEFQRMPEVIKKNKEKVTHILVYLLGRFSPTSDSTMRLSKELREKYGVTIIAVTQPIDTSNPAGVQYELCL from the coding sequence TTGCTATTATGGGTTACTTGGCGGAACTATGAAAGCGCCAGCACCGATGGTCGAAAGGAGTTTCAGCGAATGCCAGAGGTCATTAAAAAGAACAAGGAGAAAGTAACCCATATTCTGGTGTATTTGCTCGGTAGGTTTAGTCCGACCAGCGATAGTACTATGCGGCTGTCTAAAGAACTCCGGGAGAAATATGGCGTTACCATCATTGCGGTTACGCAGCCCATTGATACTAGCAATCCGGCGGGTGTTCAATATGAACTATGCCTTTGA
- a CDS encoding oxygenase MpaB family protein, protein MKTFVEDTSIVRKIWGTTDITLFIFAGASAEFALNKEVDWLYFTGKLPGDPIGRLFSTVKYAQYILFKAEKEAIASIEKINVIHQHIETARGSKISNEGYQDVLYMLIYYSITAFELLQRTLTNEEKDDIVNAFSRIGHYMHIHDIPADYREWKKTYEHQLTCSLRNSDFTKDLFQQYKKHLGTFRYFLLLDIQRMLVSRQVNDLLRLGRPRIVQLMIPFYRMIRKCQWHKQLILMMVPSQFKAQVKAMDQNNTPGLPGITTV, encoded by the coding sequence ATGAAGACATTTGTGGAAGACACATCAATTGTGAGGAAAATATGGGGTACGACAGATATTACACTTTTCATATTTGCCGGCGCCAGCGCAGAATTTGCATTGAACAAAGAGGTGGATTGGCTGTACTTCACAGGCAAATTGCCCGGCGATCCTATCGGACGTTTGTTTTCTACAGTCAAATACGCCCAGTACATTCTTTTTAAAGCCGAAAAAGAGGCCATTGCTTCGATTGAAAAGATAAACGTCATACACCAGCATATTGAAACAGCACGTGGCAGTAAAATAAGTAACGAAGGTTACCAGGACGTATTATACATGCTGATCTATTATTCTATCACCGCTTTTGAACTGTTGCAAAGAACATTAACCAATGAGGAGAAAGATGACATTGTGAACGCCTTCTCCAGGATCGGTCATTATATGCATATCCATGATATTCCTGCTGATTACAGGGAATGGAAAAAAACATACGAACACCAGCTGACCTGCAGCCTCCGGAACAGCGATTTTACCAAAGATCTCTTTCAGCAATATAAAAAACACTTAGGCACCTTCCGCTATTTCCTGCTGCTCGATATTCAAAGAATGTTGGTATCCAGACAAGTAAACGATCTGCTCAGGCTGGGACGACCACGAATTGTCCAGTTGATGATCCCGTTTTATCGGATGATCCGGAAATGTCAATGGCATAAACAGCTTATACTCATGATGGTGCCGTCTCAATTCAAAGCGCAGGTGAAGGCAATGGACCAGAATAATACGCCCGGACTACCAGGTATTACAACAGTTTAG
- a CDS encoding ester cyclase: MYTSDLEKNKAIILHFDKACIEQNDTIALDDLVSDEVINHATPQGLPNGKDSFHHFLNALHTGLSDIKVTVLRQIAENDLVVTHKVISGIHSGNLFGLPATGNQMSIEAIEIIRLQNGRYVEHWVQSNMAKVLGNLQGH; this comes from the coding sequence ATGTATACTTCAGATCTGGAAAAGAACAAGGCCATTATCCTTCATTTCGACAAAGCCTGTATAGAACAAAATGACACAATCGCATTGGACGATCTGGTATCTGACGAGGTGATTAATCATGCCACCCCGCAGGGGCTGCCAAATGGGAAAGATAGCTTTCATCATTTTTTGAATGCGCTCCATACCGGATTGTCCGATATTAAAGTGACTGTTTTAAGGCAGATTGCAGAGAATGACTTAGTTGTAACGCATAAAGTCATCTCTGGCATTCATAGTGGCAATTTGTTTGGCCTCCCTGCCACCGGTAATCAAATGAGTATTGAAGCAATAGAGATCATCCGGCTTCAGAACGGGAGATATGTGGAGCATTGGGTGCAAAGCAACATGGCTAAGGTGCTGGGTAACCTGCAGGGACACTAA
- a CDS encoding aldo/keto reductase, translated as MREQHTDRYKVMDITLNNGIEMPLLGFGTYLLRDGSACEQAVLNALNVGYRLIDTAAAYHNEESVGRAIKKSNVKREEIFVTTKFLPANSGYENAKRAFETSLGKLGLDYIDLYLIHLPQGDINSSWTAMEELYKEGKVRAIGVSNFTTDQIGHLLEQHSVIPAINQVETHPFSQKTEMQKTMRSQGVQLESWAPFAQGRNNLFNSELLKALSDKYNKSIAQVVLRWLIQREVVVIPKSANLKRINENFNVFDFELSFDDMVSIKSLDKGSGLIYHV; from the coding sequence ATGCGGGAACAGCATACAGACAGGTACAAAGTGATGGACATAACATTAAATAACGGCATAGAAATGCCACTGCTTGGTTTTGGTACTTACTTGCTTCGAGACGGTTCAGCGTGTGAGCAGGCTGTGCTAAACGCTTTGAATGTTGGCTACAGATTGATCGACACAGCTGCTGCATACCATAATGAGGAATCAGTGGGTAGGGCGATTAAAAAAAGTAATGTCAAACGGGAGGAAATCTTTGTGACCACAAAGTTCTTGCCAGCGAATTCCGGGTATGAAAATGCAAAGCGGGCCTTTGAGACATCACTAGGAAAATTGGGTCTTGACTATATTGATCTGTATTTGATCCATCTCCCGCAGGGAGACATAAATTCTTCCTGGACGGCAATGGAAGAATTATATAAAGAAGGTAAAGTAAGGGCTATAGGTGTAAGTAATTTCACTACGGATCAGATCGGGCATTTACTTGAGCAGCATAGCGTGATACCGGCAATTAATCAGGTGGAAACGCATCCGTTTTCCCAAAAAACGGAGATGCAAAAAACTATGAGATCTCAAGGAGTCCAGTTGGAGTCATGGGCTCCCTTTGCGCAGGGTAGAAATAATCTCTTTAATAGTGAACTTCTAAAGGCACTTTCAGACAAATATAATAAGAGTATTGCCCAGGTGGTGCTACGATGGTTAATTCAGAGGGAAGTCGTAGTTATTCCCAAATCAGCCAATCTGAAAAGGATAAATGAAAATTTCAATGTATTTGACTTTGAGTTGTCTTTCGATGATATGGTAAGTATCAAATCGCTGGATAAGGGTAGCGGACTAATTTATCATGTTTAA
- the map gene encoding type I methionyl aminopeptidase yields MSITKESELLGMQKASEAVAATLKAMRTYAQPGMSTKELDEYGAKILSDMGAKSAPFLTYGFPGYTCISVDNEFCHGIPSERRILKEGDLINIDVSAELDGFWADNGGSFVLGNDIHQHQKLVDASKEILQKALNNIRGGVKIADIGYLMETEAKKRGFKVIKNLGGHGIGRGLHEEPGELLNYKNRFDTRRFRKNSVVAIETFISTTSTYATETNDGWTMVGNKGGYMAQHEHTIVVTDGKPIILTEMNGILN; encoded by the coding sequence ATGTCGATAACAAAAGAATCTGAACTGCTGGGGATGCAAAAAGCGAGTGAAGCCGTTGCAGCTACCTTGAAAGCCATGCGGACCTATGCTCAACCCGGTATGAGTACAAAAGAACTGGATGAATACGGCGCTAAGATATTGTCCGATATGGGAGCAAAGTCAGCACCTTTTTTAACATACGGATTTCCCGGATATACCTGTATCAGCGTTGACAACGAATTTTGTCATGGTATTCCTTCTGAAAGGAGAATTTTAAAGGAAGGTGATCTGATCAATATTGACGTTTCGGCTGAATTAGACGGCTTTTGGGCTGATAACGGCGGATCATTTGTGCTGGGAAATGATATTCATCAGCATCAAAAACTGGTGGACGCATCCAAAGAAATATTGCAAAAGGCCCTCAACAATATCAGGGGAGGAGTGAAGATAGCTGATATCGGATACCTGATGGAAACAGAAGCTAAGAAGAGAGGCTTTAAAGTAATTAAGAACCTGGGCGGACATGGTATCGGAAGAGGTTTACACGAGGAGCCAGGCGAATTGCTGAATTACAAAAATCGATTCGACACAAGGCGATTCAGAAAGAATTCTGTTGTGGCTATTGAGACATTTATTTCCACCACTTCAACCTATGCAACAGAGACAAATGACGGATGGACAATGGTAGGTAATAAAGGCGGATATATGGCGCAGCATGAGCACACTATTGTAGTGACTGATGGAAAGCCGATTATTTTGACGGAGATGAACGGGATATTAAATTAG
- a CDS encoding RNA polymerase sigma factor — protein MTFEEIYKTYWQKIFRLCLGYVNDFDWAKDIAQETFIIVWQQLPKFRNESAIGTWIFRIATNNCLRQIEKDKRTPKTALPDDLKEEQQVSIEPQIRFLYQCIAELPETDRIIISLELEDVKQAEIASITGLSEANIRVKIHRIKEKLSQKFKTHVHEQ, from the coding sequence ATGACATTTGAAGAAATCTACAAAACATATTGGCAAAAGATCTTTCGATTATGTCTGGGATATGTGAACGATTTCGATTGGGCCAAAGACATTGCGCAGGAAACCTTTATCATTGTCTGGCAACAGCTTCCCAAATTCAGGAACGAATCAGCTATTGGCACATGGATATTCCGGATTGCGACAAACAATTGTTTAAGGCAAATTGAGAAAGACAAACGCACTCCTAAAACGGCATTACCCGATGACCTGAAAGAGGAACAACAAGTCTCTATTGAACCACAGATCCGGTTCCTGTATCAATGTATTGCCGAACTACCCGAAACAGACCGCATCATTATATCATTAGAACTGGAAGATGTTAAACAAGCCGAAATAGCAAGCATTACAGGGCTTTCAGAGGCCAACATCAGGGTAAAGATCCACAGGATCAAAGAAAAATTATCTCAAAAATTTAAAACCCATGTCCATGAGCAATAA
- a CDS encoding alpha/beta hydrolase, whose product MEILPQVQEALAYIKSVSVTEIQDKLQAARISYEKLAPLAGEPEAVFAVEDKTIEFPDRNINIRIYRPNGEKGLPAVVFFHGGGFFKGSLESHDRPLRQLANLSGVVIISVDYRLAPEYQFPHGVNDCIDATEWIISHAEELGIDGLSVAVAGDSAGGTLATAVAGKVKNILCQVLIYPATDSSLATSSWSTFAEGPILTLKSAVEFWNYYTEDKIQAAPIFNDDLSGMPDTLIIIGEYDPLLDEVTQYAQKLRQAYVEVTERLYPKMLHGFFQMGGVIDEGREAIETVARYIRYKLAP is encoded by the coding sequence ATGGAGATTTTACCACAGGTACAGGAGGCTTTGGCCTATATAAAGTCAGTCAGCGTTACTGAGATACAGGACAAGTTACAGGCTGCAAGAATATCCTATGAAAAGTTGGCCCCTCTTGCCGGAGAACCGGAAGCAGTATTTGCAGTGGAGGACAAAACCATCGAATTCCCCGACCGGAACATTAATATCAGGATTTACAGACCGAACGGTGAAAAAGGTTTACCGGCAGTGGTCTTCTTTCATGGCGGCGGCTTCTTCAAAGGAAGCCTTGAGTCGCACGACAGGCCTCTACGGCAGCTTGCCAATTTATCGGGTGTAGTCATTATTTCAGTCGACTACCGGCTTGCTCCGGAATATCAATTCCCTCACGGCGTGAATGACTGTATCGATGCTACTGAATGGATCATCAGTCACGCGGAAGAACTGGGTATAGATGGTCTGTCTGTTGCAGTAGCCGGAGACAGCGCCGGTGGTACCTTAGCCACTGCTGTGGCGGGAAAAGTGAAAAACATCTTATGCCAGGTGCTTATATACCCTGCCACTGATTCCTCCCTTGCTACCAGCTCATGGTCAACATTTGCAGAGGGCCCTATACTGACCTTAAAGAGTGCTGTTGAGTTCTGGAATTATTATACAGAAGATAAAATACAGGCGGCACCGATATTCAACGATGACCTTTCCGGGATGCCCGATACACTCATCATAATAGGAGAATATGACCCTTTGCTCGATGAAGTCACGCAATATGCACAAAAGCTTCGCCAGGCATATGTGGAGGTAACTGAAAGGCTTTATCCCAAAATGCTGCATGGCTTCTTCCAGATGGGTGGTGTTATAGATGAGGGAAGAGAGGCTATTGAAACGGTGGCGAGATATATCAGGTATAAATTGGCACCTTAA
- a CDS encoding helix-turn-helix domain-containing protein has protein sequence MKNTSPFHIHSISELHRLRKFPPPMHPSISVLQLSAVNEEFLEVAGSMIFDFYCISLKRNFNLNLRYGQRRYDFDEGILYFMSPGQVFGMKQDETDAGNEVRGWMLLIHPDFLWNTPLAKGIKKYEFFDYSVNEALFLSDKEEGIIVGILQNIQQEYQGNMDRFSQHIIVSQLEALLNYADRFYHRQFLTRKIANHEILERLEDVLTEAFSGDSLMYAGVPTVQQVADRLHISRNYLSSLLTTTTGRNTQQHIQEKLIAVAKERISSTNLSLNEIAYELGFEHPQSFSRIFKAKTGMSPLAFRESFND, from the coding sequence ATGAAAAATACATCGCCTTTTCATATTCATTCTATCAGTGAGCTGCATCGACTCAGGAAATTTCCGCCGCCAATGCATCCATCGATCAGCGTTCTGCAGTTGAGTGCTGTCAATGAGGAGTTTTTGGAAGTGGCCGGTTCAATGATATTTGATTTTTATTGCATTTCCCTCAAACGAAATTTCAATCTTAATCTGAGATATGGGCAACGGCGGTATGATTTTGACGAGGGCATTCTATATTTTATGTCACCTGGCCAGGTGTTTGGCATGAAGCAGGATGAAACTGATGCCGGCAATGAAGTCAGAGGGTGGATGCTCCTGATCCACCCCGACTTTCTTTGGAACACACCTTTGGCAAAGGGCATTAAAAAATACGAGTTCTTTGACTATTCCGTCAATGAAGCCTTGTTTTTGTCTGACAAAGAAGAGGGCATCATTGTGGGTATCCTACAGAATATTCAACAGGAGTATCAGGGCAATATGGATAGGTTTAGCCAGCATATTATTGTTAGCCAGTTGGAAGCTTTGCTTAATTATGCCGACCGCTTCTATCACCGGCAATTCCTGACGCGTAAGATCGCTAATCACGAAATTCTTGAAAGATTAGAAGATGTTCTTACAGAAGCATTTTCCGGCGATAGCCTCATGTATGCTGGCGTCCCTACCGTACAGCAGGTCGCCGACCGGCTTCATATTTCCCGAAATTACCTTAGCTCACTGCTCACTACAACAACAGGGCGTAATACACAACAGCATATCCAGGAGAAATTAATTGCAGTTGCGAAAGAACGTATTTCTTCAACAAACTTATCCTTAAATGAGATTGCCTACGAATTAGGCTTTGAACACCCGCAATCTTTCAGCAGGATCTTTAAAGCGAAAACCGGTATGTCACCGCTCGCCTTTCGGGAGTCATTCAATGACTAA